The proteins below come from a single Caulobacter flavus genomic window:
- a CDS encoding SAM-dependent methyltransferase: MTDVTNQPEAALDHDLGRSGGGPIQALVRLAQDAPVPDFVSRFAIERLVAGARRSLRRAPPDASLSFARAMAERPIATHTADANAQHYELPAAFFQAVLGPHLKYSSGFYPPGASTLAEAEVAALRETESHADLRDGQDVLELGCGWGSLSLWMAERFPASTITAVSNSTSQRAFIQARAAERGLSNLTVVTADMNVFDTARRFDRVVSVEMFEHMSNWRALLERVRTWLRPDGLLFLHVFAHATTPYRFETEDPDDWIARHFFSGGVMPSHDLPWRFPDLFEVAMNWRWSGAHYARTAEQWLTRFDAARPVIDPLLVEVYGDQARIWRRRWRLFFLATAGLFGHRGGAEWGVSHYRLRPVT; this comes from the coding sequence ATGACCGACGTGACGAACCAGCCCGAGGCGGCGCTCGACCATGACCTTGGCCGAAGCGGCGGCGGGCCGATCCAGGCCCTGGTGCGCCTGGCCCAGGACGCGCCGGTTCCCGATTTCGTCTCGCGGTTCGCCATCGAGCGGCTGGTCGCCGGGGCCCGGCGATCGCTGCGGCGCGCGCCGCCGGACGCCTCGCTGTCGTTCGCCCGGGCCATGGCCGAGCGCCCGATCGCCACCCACACCGCCGACGCCAACGCCCAGCACTACGAACTGCCGGCCGCCTTCTTCCAGGCGGTGCTCGGCCCTCACCTGAAATATTCCAGCGGCTTCTATCCGCCCGGCGCGTCCACCCTGGCCGAGGCCGAGGTCGCCGCCCTGCGCGAGACCGAAAGCCACGCCGACCTGCGCGACGGCCAGGACGTGCTGGAGCTGGGCTGCGGCTGGGGCTCGCTGTCGCTGTGGATGGCCGAGCGCTTCCCGGCCTCGACGATCACGGCGGTGTCCAACTCGACGTCGCAGCGCGCCTTCATCCAGGCTCGCGCGGCCGAGCGCGGCCTGTCCAACCTGACCGTCGTCACCGCCGACATGAACGTCTTCGACACGGCCCGCCGCTTCGACCGCGTGGTCTCGGTCGAGATGTTCGAGCACATGAGCAACTGGCGGGCCCTGCTGGAGCGGGTGCGGACCTGGCTGAGGCCGGACGGCCTGCTGTTCCTGCACGTCTTCGCCCATGCCACGACGCCCTACCGCTTCGAGACCGAGGATCCGGACGATTGGATCGCCCGCCATTTCTTCAGCGGCGGCGTCATGCCCAGCCACGACCTGCCCTGGCGCTTTCCCGACCTGTTCGAGGTGGCGATGAACTGGCGCTGGAGCGGCGCCCACTACGCCCGCACCGCCGAGCAGTGGCTGACGCGGTTCGACGCCGCGCGCCCGGTGATCGATCCGCTGCTGGTCGAGGTCTATGGCGACCAGGCGAGGATCTGGCGCCGGCGCTGGCGGCTGTTCTTCCTGGCCACGGCCGGCCTGTTCGGCCATCGCGGCGGCGCCGAATGGGGCGTCAGCCATTATCGCCTGCGGCCGGTGACCTGA
- a CDS encoding DUF2177 family protein: MLRYALGYLATAVVFLALDAVWLTQMADRLYRPRIGALMADTPSLPPAVAFYLIYIGAVTWFAITPALRPDGGWPRLLANAALFGLAAYATYDLTNQATLKTWSTAVTLADMAWGAFVTTAAASAGYFVASRIGAR; this comes from the coding sequence ATGCTGCGCTACGCCCTCGGCTATCTCGCGACCGCCGTCGTCTTCCTGGCGCTGGACGCCGTCTGGCTGACCCAGATGGCCGACCGGCTCTACCGCCCGCGCATCGGCGCGCTGATGGCCGACACGCCCAGCCTGCCGCCGGCCGTCGCCTTCTACCTGATCTACATCGGGGCGGTGACGTGGTTCGCGATCACGCCGGCCCTGCGCCCCGACGGCGGCTGGCCGCGCCTGCTGGCCAACGCCGCCCTGTTCGGCCTGGCCGCCTACGCCACCTACGACCTGACCAACCAGGCGACCCTGAAGACCTGGTCCACAGCCGTCACCCTGGCCGACATGGCCTGGGGCGCGTTCGTCACCACCGCCGCGGCGTCCGCCGGCTATTTCGTCGCCAGCCGAATTGGCGCGCGGTAA
- a CDS encoding sigma-70 family RNA polymerase sigma factor translates to MANRDQDALKYVYRHTSAKLLGVALRILNDREEAEDVLQDVYLTVWNKADRFDPEKASPITWLVSLARNRAIDRLRSRGTRVMTGVEEAEALPDAAPLAPARIEADEDRRRLDGCLDQLDPKHSGAVRRAFFEGLTYDALSQAVGVPLGTMKSWIRRSLISLRACLEA, encoded by the coding sequence GTGGCCAATCGCGACCAGGACGCCCTCAAATACGTCTATCGGCACACCTCCGCGAAGCTATTGGGCGTCGCCTTGCGTATCTTGAACGATCGCGAGGAGGCCGAGGACGTGTTGCAGGACGTCTATCTGACGGTGTGGAACAAGGCCGACCGGTTCGACCCGGAGAAGGCCAGCCCGATCACCTGGCTGGTCAGCCTGGCCCGCAACCGCGCCATCGACCGGCTGCGCTCGCGCGGGACGCGGGTGATGACCGGCGTAGAGGAAGCCGAGGCCCTGCCCGACGCCGCGCCCCTGGCCCCGGCCCGGATCGAGGCCGACGAGGACCGCCGGCGCCTCGACGGCTGCCTGGACCAACTCGATCCCAAGCATTCGGGCGCCGTGCGCCGGGCCTTCTTCGAAGGCCTGACCTACGACGCCCTGTCCCAGGCGGTCGGCGTGCCGCTGGGCACCATGAAGAGCTGGATCCGGCGCAGCCTGATCAGCTTGCGGGCCTGTCTCGAAGCATGA
- a CDS encoding anti-sigma factor — protein MTDATDIPPEGPEGHEGEERPLAGEYVLGVLDAAERAEAQARMAADPAFARSVAWWEDRLTPLAADIASAQPSDGLWPRIQNLIAEPLKPSAWSNVTLWRGLTAGAMALAAACVVIAVLPRPVVPPAVAPAPARPQAAEVALIADPATNKPMLVATLDHGMNQVMLTPMGMKMPQGRDAELWIIPEGQKAISLGVIPTDKPMRIPMPKDLRGEGTYTALLAVTDEPIGGSPTGVATGSVRAAGKFAKA, from the coding sequence ATGACCGACGCGACCGACATCCCCCCCGAAGGCCCAGAAGGCCACGAAGGCGAAGAGCGCCCCCTGGCCGGCGAGTACGTGCTGGGCGTGCTGGACGCCGCCGAACGCGCCGAGGCGCAAGCCCGCATGGCCGCCGATCCTGCCTTCGCCCGCTCGGTGGCCTGGTGGGAGGATCGCCTGACGCCGCTGGCCGCCGACATCGCCTCGGCCCAGCCGTCGGACGGCCTGTGGCCGCGCATCCAGAACCTGATCGCCGAACCGCTGAAGCCGTCGGCCTGGAGCAACGTGACCCTGTGGCGCGGCCTCACCGCCGGCGCCATGGCGCTGGCGGCGGCCTGCGTGGTCATCGCCGTCCTGCCCCGCCCGGTCGTCCCGCCGGCCGTGGCGCCCGCCCCGGCCAGACCGCAGGCCGCCGAAGTGGCGCTGATCGCCGACCCCGCGACCAACAAGCCGATGCTGGTCGCCACCCTCGACCATGGCATGAACCAGGTGATGCTGACGCCGATGGGCATGAAGATGCCGCAGGGCCGCGACGCCGAGCTGTGGATCATCCCCGAGGGCCAGAAGGCCATCTCCCTGGGCGTAATCCCGACCGACAAGCCGATGCGCATCCCGATGCCGAAAGACCTGCGCGGCGAAGGGACCTACACCGCCCTGCTGGCCGTCACCGACGAGCCGATCGGCGGCTCGCCTACCGGCGTGGCCACCGGCTCGGTGCGCGCGGCGGGCAAGTTCGCCAAGGCCTAA
- a CDS encoding mechanosensitive ion channel family protein produces the protein MDALAPVMKDIPAWLPDWLNDSVWLIAWAPPWIISLALIAIAVVLAWTVHAVVVRAVRHTLSKRDAFWQALIARTRRPTRMAFVVAALGAAVSVAPLDAAQAQTAKHLLLVMFILLLGWMSMTALDIGAALYMRGFKVDVEDNLLARKHVTQIRILRRALAILIGIFTLALALMTIPGVRQWGVSLLAAGGAASLIVGLALQPLLTNLIAGIQIAVTQPIRIDDAVIVEKEWGNIEEINATYVVVRLWDWRRMVLPLSYFIQTPFQNWTRESAALIGTAMLYVDPSAPVDRLRARLEEIARASPRWDGKVVNLAVTDITPEVMEVRCLVSARNAPTTFDLRCEVREKMMAFLREELPDAFPKKRLALAAEGLEAASLG, from the coding sequence GTGGACGCGTTGGCCCCGGTCATGAAGGACATCCCCGCCTGGCTGCCTGACTGGCTGAACGATTCCGTATGGCTGATCGCCTGGGCGCCGCCCTGGATCATCAGCCTGGCGCTGATCGCCATCGCCGTGGTTCTGGCCTGGACGGTCCACGCCGTGGTCGTGCGGGCGGTCCGCCACACCCTGTCCAAGCGCGACGCCTTCTGGCAGGCCCTGATCGCCCGCACGCGGCGACCCACCCGCATGGCCTTCGTGGTCGCCGCCCTGGGCGCGGCGGTCTCGGTCGCCCCGCTCGACGCGGCGCAGGCGCAGACGGCCAAGCACCTGCTGCTGGTGATGTTCATCCTGCTGCTGGGCTGGATGTCGATGACCGCGCTGGACATCGGCGCGGCGCTCTACATGCGCGGCTTCAAGGTCGACGTCGAAGACAACCTCCTGGCCCGCAAGCACGTCACCCAGATCCGCATCCTGCGCCGTGCCCTGGCCATACTGATCGGCATCTTCACCCTGGCCCTGGCGCTGATGACCATCCCAGGCGTGCGCCAGTGGGGCGTCAGCCTGCTGGCCGCCGGCGGCGCGGCCTCGCTGATCGTCGGCCTGGCGCTGCAACCGCTGCTGACCAACCTGATCGCCGGCATCCAGATCGCCGTCACCCAGCCGATCCGCATCGACGACGCCGTGATCGTCGAGAAGGAATGGGGGAACATCGAGGAGATCAACGCCACCTACGTGGTCGTGCGCCTGTGGGACTGGCGGCGGATGGTGCTGCCGCTCAGCTACTTCATCCAGACCCCGTTCCAGAACTGGACCCGCGAAAGCGCCGCGCTGATCGGCACGGCCATGCTCTATGTCGATCCCTCCGCGCCCGTCGATCGCCTGCGCGCCAGGCTGGAAGAGATCGCCAGGGCCTCGCCCCGCTGGGACGGCAAGGTGGTCAACCTGGCGGTCACCGACATCACGCCCGAGGTCATGGAGGTGCGCTGCCTGGTCAGCGCGCGCAACGCCCCCACCACCTTCGACCTGCGCTGCGAGGTGCGGGAAAAGATGATGGCCTTCCTGCGCGAGGAGCTTCCCGACGCCTTCCCGAAGAAGCGCCTGGCTCTGGCGGCGGAAGGGCTGGAGGCCGCGTCGCTCGGCTGA
- a CDS encoding pyridoxal-phosphate-dependent aminotransferase family protein, which translates to MDRRMDTFRELDHPARLLMGPGPINVHPRVLRAMSVQLLGQFDPEFTGYMNEVMALYRGVFQTTNQWTFVVDGTSRAGIEAALVSTLQPGDDVVVVNAGRFGLLLAEIAERCDAKVTFVEGEWGQVVDPQAVEDAVARVKPRLVACVHGDTSTTIAQPIEAIGEICQRHGALLYVDATATLGGMSVPVDAWKADIVTAGLQKCMGGPSGSAPITISDKAAEHIFSRRHVEKGLAAPGTAGNGRRIASNYFDLAMIMDYWSDKRLNHHTEAASMLFAARECARIVLEEGLEARFARHALAGAAMTAGIEALGLTVYGDQAHKMTNVTGVIAPAGVDYDRVKARMRTEFEIEIGAAFGPLAGKIWRIGTMGVNARKHAVLQTLAALEAVLRWEGFAAPAGAGVDAALGVFG; encoded by the coding sequence ATGGATAGGCGTATGGATACCTTCCGCGAACTCGACCACCCCGCCCGCCTGCTGATGGGCCCAGGCCCCATCAACGTGCACCCGCGCGTGCTGCGGGCCATGTCGGTGCAACTGCTGGGCCAGTTCGATCCCGAGTTCACCGGCTACATGAACGAGGTCATGGCGCTGTATCGCGGCGTCTTCCAGACCACGAACCAATGGACCTTCGTGGTCGACGGCACCTCGCGCGCCGGCATCGAGGCGGCCCTGGTCTCGACCCTGCAGCCGGGCGACGACGTGGTGGTGGTCAACGCCGGGCGCTTTGGCCTGCTGCTGGCCGAAATCGCCGAACGATGCGACGCCAAGGTCACCTTCGTCGAGGGCGAGTGGGGCCAGGTCGTCGATCCGCAGGCGGTCGAGGACGCGGTCGCGCGGGTGAAGCCGCGCCTGGTGGCCTGCGTGCACGGCGACACCTCGACCACCATCGCCCAGCCGATCGAGGCCATCGGCGAGATCTGCCAGCGCCACGGCGCCCTTCTGTACGTCGACGCCACCGCCACGCTTGGCGGCATGAGCGTTCCGGTCGACGCCTGGAAGGCCGACATCGTCACCGCCGGCCTGCAGAAGTGCATGGGCGGCCCCTCCGGCTCGGCCCCGATCACCATCAGCGACAAGGCCGCCGAGCACATCTTTTCCCGCCGCCACGTCGAGAAGGGGCTAGCGGCGCCGGGAACGGCCGGCAATGGCCGACGCATCGCCTCCAACTACTTCGACCTGGCCATGATCATGGACTACTGGTCCGACAAGCGCCTGAACCACCACACCGAGGCGGCCAGCATGCTGTTCGCCGCCCGCGAATGCGCGCGGATCGTGCTGGAGGAAGGCCTCGAGGCCCGCTTCGCCCGCCACGCCCTGGCCGGCGCGGCCATGACCGCCGGGATCGAGGCGCTGGGCCTGACGGTCTACGGCGACCAGGCCCACAAGATGACCAACGTCACCGGCGTCATCGCGCCCGCCGGCGTCGACTACGACCGCGTGAAGGCCCGCATGCGCACCGAGTTCGAGATCGAGATCGGCGCGGCCTTCGGGCCGCTCGCCGGCAAGATCTGGCGCATCGGGACGATGGGCGTGAACGCCCGCAAGCACGCTGTGCTGCAGACCCTGGCCGCGCTGGAGGCTGTGCTGCGCTGGGAGGGTTTTGCCGCTCCGGCCGGGGCGGGCGTGGACGCGGCGCTGGGGGTGTTTGGATGA
- the uraD gene encoding 2-oxo-4-hydroxy-4-carboxy-5-ureidoimidazoline decarboxylase, translated as MRIHDLNELDREAFAAALHFAFELSPWVVERAWTARPFPSVEAMHGAMMDVLNAASEDDKLALIRAHPELAGKAAIAKALTAESTAEQAGAGLDRLTPEEFARFHDLNAAYGKAFGFPFIICVRLNDKSSILRAMQARLSNDRATEIAEAIKQIGLISKLRIQDAVTD; from the coding sequence ATGAGGATCCACGATCTCAACGAACTCGACCGCGAAGCCTTCGCCGCAGCTCTGCACTTCGCCTTCGAACTGTCGCCCTGGGTCGTCGAGCGCGCCTGGACCGCGCGGCCCTTCCCGTCCGTCGAGGCCATGCACGGCGCGATGATGGACGTGCTGAACGCCGCCTCCGAGGACGACAAGCTGGCCCTGATCCGCGCCCACCCCGAACTGGCCGGCAAGGCGGCGATCGCCAAGGCCCTGACCGCCGAGAGCACGGCCGAGCAGGCCGGCGCCGGGCTGGACCGGCTGACGCCCGAGGAGTTCGCCCGCTTCCACGACCTCAACGCCGCCTACGGGAAGGCTTTCGGCTTTCCGTTCATCATCTGCGTGCGGCTGAACGACAAGAGCTCGATCCTGCGAGCCATGCAGGCGCGCCTTTCCAACGACCGCGCAACCGAGATCGCCGAGGCGATCAAACAGATCGGCCTGATCTCCAAGCTCCGCATCCAAGACGCCGTGACCGACTAG